One stretch of Leptospira mtsangambouensis DNA includes these proteins:
- a CDS encoding ABA4-like family protein: MNPSIIFKIANGITLLSWLILILAPNQTKVIRLLRVFVSGLVLGGVYIFSILIGSGEAEGNFSSLESVRSLFANDYFLLAGWIHYLAFDLFLGTWEVEDGLKVGINRWILVPVLALTFYFGPAGFVLYLILRTISRLFIKNKKTT; the protein is encoded by the coding sequence ATGAACCCTTCGATCATTTTTAAAATTGCAAATGGAATCACACTTCTTTCATGGCTTATTTTGATACTTGCTCCAAACCAAACAAAGGTGATTCGGCTCTTAAGAGTTTTTGTGTCCGGACTTGTTTTGGGTGGAGTTTATATATTTTCAATCCTCATTGGAAGTGGAGAAGCAGAAGGGAATTTTTCTAGTTTGGAATCGGTCAGATCCTTATTTGCCAATGATTACTTTTTACTGGCAGGTTGGATCCACTACCTTGCCTTTGATCTGTTTTTAGGAACCTGGGAAGTGGAGGACGGATTAAAAGTAGGAATCAACCGATGGATTCTTGTTCCCGTTTTGGCCTTAACTTTTTACTTTGGGCCGGCTGGATTTGTTTTGTACTTGATTCTACGCACGATTAGTCGTTTGTTCATTAAAAATAAAAAAACAACCTAA
- a CDS encoding ankyrin repeat domain-containing protein, with amino-acid sequence MKTILSCSNCFSGHSVSTSKLEGKKGKYRCKKCSAWNHFDYRIDFSSQSSDSLVLYDLNFKDFIPDHKLQGQIFGRYTTDFISDWSNEELVFLKDEDGNENDLRISISGLPEIIRLKNFIFDITTESPSKSLNIIINQNVNVSPLRLSITVDVFEDHSVSGKLYLAIADEWNTLLHGSFTATHIYKIQFDEHGDSDKKLPDFISNELAAKIHALSGNILSLQESFSLLEQHAKDELLTLVIYHWPENQSTISEVHFKEGNLQVVFQLTQKKLNETLIFLLSNQVVPTLKHWRLIHDVVCHSEGEPLFIPLLKHKFPDGYEINLGSSLESKNDDKTLDWLDSDDIYLLDSFVRTVGSLDYAINDPIRNPLGFSLLQESFVRAKYKSCMRLLERGADPNQLDANGETAIFKLCQDSTLRLQEKTALMDELIRRGAKVNLQSVNGMTPLHWCSVFGEPSLAKRLINAGIDIHTADNSGSTALHEACKFGNSAVLALLLESGAKSNAKTLDEKTGRDLAFENLEIAELEGDEEKKNRSQRVLSLLDVYGG; translated from the coding sequence ATGAAAACGATCTTATCCTGTTCTAATTGTTTTAGCGGTCATTCTGTTTCAACTTCCAAATTGGAAGGTAAAAAAGGAAAGTATCGCTGCAAAAAATGTTCTGCCTGGAACCATTTTGATTACCGTATTGACTTTTCTTCACAGTCTTCCGACTCACTCGTGTTATATGATCTAAATTTTAAGGATTTTATTCCAGATCATAAACTCCAAGGTCAAATTTTTGGCAGATACACAACTGATTTTATCTCGGACTGGTCAAACGAGGAACTTGTTTTTCTAAAAGATGAGGATGGAAATGAAAACGATTTACGCATTTCAATTTCCGGATTACCTGAAATCATCCGATTAAAGAATTTTATTTTTGATATAACAACAGAATCTCCATCGAAATCGTTAAACATTATTATTAATCAAAATGTTAATGTATCACCACTAAGGCTTTCGATTACTGTAGATGTTTTTGAGGACCATTCCGTCTCAGGAAAATTGTATTTAGCAATTGCAGATGAGTGGAATACTTTGTTACACGGAAGTTTTACCGCAACACATATCTACAAAATTCAATTTGATGAACACGGAGATTCAGATAAAAAACTTCCTGATTTTATTTCCAATGAACTGGCAGCAAAAATCCATGCATTATCAGGAAATATTTTGTCACTGCAAGAATCGTTTTCTCTTTTGGAACAACATGCGAAGGATGAACTTTTGACTTTGGTTATTTACCATTGGCCAGAAAACCAATCTACAATTTCAGAAGTTCATTTTAAAGAAGGGAACTTACAAGTTGTGTTCCAACTAACACAGAAAAAACTAAATGAAACTTTGATTTTTCTTCTTTCCAACCAAGTTGTGCCAACCCTAAAACATTGGCGGCTCATTCATGATGTTGTCTGTCATTCTGAAGGAGAACCATTATTTATACCGCTTCTCAAACATAAGTTTCCGGACGGTTATGAAATCAATTTAGGTTCTAGTTTAGAATCGAAAAATGATGATAAAACTTTGGATTGGTTAGATTCAGATGATATTTATCTTTTGGATTCCTTTGTTCGTACAGTAGGTTCTCTCGACTATGCCATAAATGATCCGATTCGAAATCCTTTGGGGTTTTCTCTTTTACAAGAGTCTTTTGTCCGGGCAAAATACAAATCTTGTATGCGACTTTTGGAGAGAGGAGCAGATCCCAACCAATTGGATGCCAATGGAGAAACTGCAATTTTTAAATTGTGCCAAGATAGTACACTTCGATTACAAGAAAAAACGGCTCTTATGGATGAGCTGATTCGAAGGGGAGCAAAAGTTAATCTTCAATCAGTCAATGGAATGACTCCATTGCATTGGTGTTCTGTTTTTGGAGAACCAAGTTTGGCAAAAAGATTAATCAATGCCGGTATCGATATTCATACTGCAGATAACAGTGGTAGTACGGCTCTTCATGAAGCATGCAAATTTGGAAATTCTGCGGTTCTTGCTTTGTTATTGGAATCTGGAGCCAAATCCAATGCAAAAACTTTGGATGAAAAAACGGGAAGAGACCTAGCTTTTGAAAATTTGGAAATTGCTGAATTGGAAGGTGATGAAGAGAAAAAGAACAGATCCCAACGCGTTCTTTCTCTCTTGGATGTTTACGGTGGTTAG
- a CDS encoding DUF4846 domain-containing protein, which yields MKNFTLYFMKNQIPNRNFSVWIFFILIHFLIQNLFADSIQERFPPPKEFKRVNYPNHSFASFLQNYPLKPKGSPVHLFDGRTKTNEVHVAVLDFPLLNADLIQCADAVMKLRAEYFYSLKQYEEIHFKISNGLDVGFPRFVKGERVQVNGNKTHWKTGKFKKGVGRDVFEEYLKFIYSYAGTISLKSELKKKQISDLKPGDVWIEAGSPGHVVMVVDQTIGKDGQTLFLLAQSYMPSQEMHILKSESKYSPWFEIPQNQTFSTPEWEFPTKEIYGFVK from the coding sequence ATGAAAAATTTTACTCTTTATTTTATGAAAAATCAAATTCCAAATCGTAATTTTTCGGTTTGGATTTTTTTTATCCTGATCCATTTTTTGATCCAAAACTTATTTGCTGATTCCATTCAAGAACGTTTTCCTCCTCCCAAAGAATTCAAAAGAGTCAATTACCCAAATCATAGTTTTGCGAGTTTTTTACAAAACTATCCTTTAAAACCGAAAGGAAGTCCAGTCCATCTCTTTGATGGAAGGACAAAAACCAATGAGGTCCATGTTGCTGTTTTAGATTTTCCTCTCCTCAATGCCGACTTAATCCAATGTGCAGATGCAGTGATGAAACTACGTGCTGAATATTTTTATTCCTTAAAACAATATGAAGAGATTCATTTTAAAATCAGCAATGGGTTGGATGTTGGATTTCCGAGGTTTGTCAAAGGTGAAAGAGTCCAAGTGAATGGAAACAAAACCCATTGGAAAACAGGCAAGTTCAAAAAGGGAGTTGGAAGAGATGTATTTGAAGAGTATTTAAAATTTATATATAGTTATGCCGGAACCATTTCCTTAAAATCTGAATTAAAGAAAAAACAAATTTCTGACTTAAAACCAGGAGACGTTTGGATTGAGGCCGGTTCCCCTGGACATGTAGTAATGGTTGTAGACCAAACAATAGGAAAAGATGGACAAACTTTATTTCTTTTGGCACAAAGTTATATGCCTTCACAAGAAATGCATATTCTAAAGTCAGAAAGTAAATATTCCCCTTGGTTTGAAATTCCACAAAACCAAACTTTTTCGACGCCAGAATGGGAATTTCCTACAAAAGAAATTTATGGATTTGTAAAATGA
- a CDS encoding TIGR00730 family Rossman fold protein, which yields MNQIKNIAVYCGSAPGFDPNFMTAAYELGEYMATQNIGLVYGGASVGLMGAVANGCLSKNGSVTGILPKFLKKKEIEHSGLGKLILVDSMHERKRKMFDLSDSFVVLPGGFGTMEEFFEVITWSQLGLHHKPVVLLNWNGFYNPLVQMFQTMVESGFLKKENMNLVLILNETKDLLSHLQNYSPSKTEKWLSEDAI from the coding sequence ATGAATCAAATTAAAAATATTGCCGTCTACTGCGGATCCGCACCCGGATTTGATCCCAACTTTATGACCGCAGCATACGAATTAGGTGAATATATGGCCACTCAAAATATTGGCCTGGTATATGGCGGAGCCAGCGTAGGTTTAATGGGAGCAGTAGCCAACGGCTGTTTGTCAAAAAATGGATCGGTAACGGGAATACTTCCCAAATTTTTGAAAAAGAAAGAAATCGAACATAGTGGACTCGGTAAACTAATTCTCGTAGACAGTATGCACGAAAGAAAACGAAAGATGTTTGATTTGTCGGACTCCTTTGTCGTATTACCAGGCGGTTTTGGTACCATGGAAGAGTTTTTTGAAGTGATCACATGGTCTCAGTTAGGTTTACATCACAAACCCGTTGTTTTATTGAATTGGAATGGATTTTATAACCCACTGGTCCAAATGTTCCAAACCATGGTGGAATCTGGTTTTTTAAAAAAAGAAAATATGAATCTCGTGCTAATCCTAAATGAAACGAAGGACTTACTCTCTCATTTACAAAACTATTCTCCCTCTAAGACAGAGAAATGGTTGTCGGAAGATGCCATCTAA
- the mreC gene encoding rod shape-determining protein MreC, translated as MKWNRINQNDELFSLLFVFLFSFTSLIWNGNFMVRGIASFQGVGDFFSGSFDSFGSLIKSSYNKLESFERVREERDSCLNVMEEYRQLSKDVERLKAENAILRQELNFPLHLDYPSVRAEVLSVRLNAIYRTIIINKGSEEGIKPYMPVVARSLDEKGKFTEALVGKIIAVSKGSAVIQPIINSNFSMGVAIPGTNLWASLNGNSGRGTDVLLDYIDSGIVIDPKAIGNFPMGPNPPPTSAGTMFTEGFSKIGKAVFSSGGSGVFPPGIPVGTIIEEGPRNGSFKTAILRPFVEFDKLLHVIVLKKQPEKWREEWPAEKTIQIDGPYFGEIDFPKEKDYNKKGKEPEKRQGNFPSTFGTPQYTKPSVNATVPDSTPTTPSTPSTQEGPKEVAP; from the coding sequence ATGAAGTGGAATCGCATCAACCAAAATGACGAATTGTTTTCCCTACTCTTCGTATTCCTGTTTTCCTTTACTTCCCTAATTTGGAACGGCAACTTCATGGTAAGAGGGATTGCCAGCTTTCAGGGTGTAGGCGACTTTTTTTCTGGGTCCTTTGATTCCTTTGGATCTTTGATCAAAAGTAGTTATAACAAACTCGAGTCTTTTGAGCGGGTCAGAGAAGAGCGCGATTCTTGTTTGAACGTCATGGAAGAATACCGCCAACTTTCCAAAGATGTAGAAAGATTGAAGGCAGAAAATGCCATTCTCAGACAAGAGTTAAACTTTCCTCTTCATTTAGATTACCCTTCCGTAAGAGCAGAAGTACTGAGTGTTCGTTTGAATGCTATTTATAGAACCATCATCATCAACAAAGGATCGGAAGAAGGAATCAAACCGTATATGCCTGTTGTGGCTCGTTCCCTCGACGAAAAAGGGAAATTCACAGAAGCCCTCGTTGGTAAAATCATAGCCGTTTCCAAAGGATCTGCGGTCATCCAACCCATCATCAATTCCAATTTTTCTATGGGAGTTGCCATTCCAGGAACCAACCTTTGGGCATCACTTAACGGAAACAGTGGTCGCGGAACAGATGTTTTGTTAGACTATATTGATTCCGGAATTGTGATCGATCCAAAAGCCATCGGCAATTTCCCTATGGGTCCTAACCCTCCACCTACTTCAGCAGGTACAATGTTTACGGAAGGATTTAGTAAAATTGGTAAGGCTGTGTTTAGTTCCGGCGGATCAGGAGTTTTCCCACCAGGAATTCCAGTAGGAACCATCATCGAAGAAGGACCAAGGAATGGATCCTTTAAAACTGCCATCTTACGTCCGTTTGTTGAGTTTGATAAACTTTTACATGTGATTGTTTTGAAAAAACAACCTGAAAAATGGAGAGAAGAGTGGCCGGCGGAAAAAACAATTCAAATTGACGGTCCTTATTTCGGTGAAATCGATTTTCCAAAAGAAAAAGATTATAATAAAAAAGGAAAAGAACCAGAAAAAAGACAAGGTAACTTTCCTTCTACTTTCGGAACTCCCCAATACACAAAACCATCTGTGAATGCAACTGTACCTGATTCTACTCCTACTACCCCATCCACTCCTTCCACACAAGAAGGCCCTAAGGAGGTGGCACCATGA
- the mreD gene encoding rod shape-determining protein MreD: MILDKLFIIIGLLLSHFLNGSNVFELGNAIRPDFMVIFVVFFALRKGPLYGLWLGFFGGLLTDTSLGGEIGGDNIVYYKIGLHSFSYAIIGYIVGKVMRSSYTENYISITIYILGFTLVSRLITYLLFLMFFHSNQSYSFLYVSLYNAFIGPALFFLFSWAFRLDADEVRQ; this comes from the coding sequence ATGATTTTAGATAAACTATTTATCATCATAGGATTATTACTCTCCCACTTCCTCAACGGATCGAATGTGTTTGAATTAGGAAATGCCATTCGACCAGACTTTATGGTCATCTTCGTTGTCTTTTTTGCATTAAGGAAAGGACCACTTTATGGACTATGGTTAGGATTTTTTGGAGGGCTTCTCACCGATACATCGCTAGGTGGTGAAATCGGCGGAGACAATATTGTTTATTACAAAATTGGACTCCATTCTTTTTCTTATGCCATCATTGGTTACATTGTTGGAAAAGTAATGAGAAGTTCCTATACAGAGAACTATATTTCAATTACGATTTATATTCTAGGATTTACTTTAGTTTCAAGACTCATTACATATCTTTTGTTTTTGATGTTCTTTCACTCGAACCAAAGTTATTCCTTTTTGTATGTTTCATTGTACAATGCATTCATTGGACCAGCACTATTCTTTTTATTTTCTTGGGCTTTCCGATTGGATGCAGACGAGGTTAGGCAATGA
- a CDS encoding MFS transporter, with protein MRFTLPIIIVSQFLCTSLWFAGNSIISDLANDLHLEHHFLANLTSSIQLGFIIGTLVFAIFNISDRLSPSLVFFICSLLAGLFNLGMTLKSIQPIEILSFRLLTGFFLAGIYPVGMKIASDYFQVGLGKSLGFLVGALVFGTAFPHLLKIFTIGFPWRYVLYVTTTLSLCGGLSILFFVPDGPYRKFGQKLKFAAFTNAFRNKNFRAASFGYFGHMWELYALWTSIPMILISYNRNYPNLNLNVPLLSFLIIGSGAIACVFSGLFSTRFGARKIATISLFLSCLCCLTSPFFLSSESVVLLIIFLFFWGLVVIADSPMFSTLVAGNAPEDSRGSALTIVNCIGFSITIVSIQLISFFTEKINFQYLYLILAIGPIFGLFALLGRKKEGASL; from the coding sequence ATGAGATTTACCTTACCGATAATAATTGTATCGCAATTTTTATGTACGTCACTTTGGTTTGCAGGAAACTCAATTATTTCGGACTTAGCCAATGATTTACACCTCGAACATCACTTTTTGGCTAACCTAACAAGTTCAATACAGCTTGGATTCATTATCGGTACATTAGTATTCGCAATATTTAATATTTCCGATCGTCTTTCTCCATCATTAGTGTTTTTCATTTGTTCACTTTTGGCTGGACTTTTTAATCTCGGAATGACATTAAAATCAATCCAACCTATAGAAATTCTTTCATTCCGACTTTTAACTGGTTTCTTTCTTGCTGGAATCTACCCCGTTGGTATGAAAATAGCATCTGACTACTTCCAAGTTGGTCTCGGAAAATCTTTAGGTTTCTTGGTTGGTGCATTAGTATTTGGAACTGCCTTTCCTCATTTATTAAAAATTTTTACAATCGGATTCCCATGGAGGTATGTTTTGTATGTAACCACAACTTTGTCGTTATGCGGTGGATTGAGTATTTTGTTTTTTGTTCCCGATGGACCTTATCGCAAATTTGGTCAAAAATTAAAATTTGCTGCATTTACAAATGCATTCAGGAATAAAAATTTTCGTGCAGCTTCCTTTGGTTATTTCGGACATATGTGGGAACTATATGCTTTATGGACTTCTATCCCAATGATTCTGATTTCATATAACAGAAATTATCCGAATTTAAATTTGAATGTACCATTACTTTCGTTTTTGATCATAGGATCTGGAGCCATAGCTTGTGTTTTCAGTGGATTGTTTTCCACGCGATTTGGTGCAAGAAAGATTGCTACTATATCACTCTTTTTATCTTGTTTATGTTGTTTGACTTCTCCATTTTTTTTGTCATCTGAATCAGTTGTTTTATTAATCATATTTTTATTTTTTTGGGGGCTCGTAGTCATCGCAGATTCACCAATGTTCTCAACACTTGTGGCTGGGAATGCTCCGGAAGATTCAAGAGGATCTGCATTGACAATAGTAAATTGTATTGGATTTTCAATCACGATTGTAAGCATCCAACTGATCAGTTTTTTCACAGAAAAAATCAATTTTCAATATCTTTACTTAATACTTGCCATAGGCCCCATCTTCGGCCTCTTCGCTTTATTAGGCAGGAAAAAAGAGGGCGCCTCACTTTGA
- a CDS encoding HEAT repeat domain-containing protein: MKYWIISFILLTSTNIFPESYEEEVIQSIESIRTIKASDDKSEIENFNSLMDSNWKKFSEKKSTSLPIIRTKLKDELSSNSPNQMVLLDLSWYLALYNPEEEQIDLIKKAYETIDFQSPIIIQNTQQYFRLALFLSEKQTPDFLFSIDKRFLQNESKSFFIAQHIATVDAHAQRTHLYGVYGNQSVPHLLKILKSEPNPKLRQSITSILRRICTPECANDIYTMLETENDHITFVNETYILLDNAGPIGKELYLKLKPKPKSLSKETENYFFSEQNYVKNQSYDFLIAKLKKKYGESSNNFSDSKLMNEIEKMIQNKGESHTIHPLDFFSNSINHQILINKLIEARRKCFLRINHHGMQDIDINNFILNTLYYKEQIPNESN, from the coding sequence ATGAAATATTGGATCATCAGTTTTATATTATTAACAAGCACAAACATCTTCCCTGAAAGTTATGAAGAAGAAGTCATCCAATCTATTGAGTCAATTCGTACAATCAAAGCATCCGACGACAAAAGTGAAATTGAAAATTTTAATTCACTAATGGATTCAAACTGGAAAAAATTTTCCGAAAAAAAATCCACCTCACTTCCCATCATCCGAACAAAACTAAAAGATGAATTATCTTCTAATTCACCAAACCAAATGGTGTTACTCGATTTAAGCTGGTATTTGGCACTTTATAATCCAGAAGAAGAACAAATTGATCTCATCAAAAAAGCATATGAAACGATTGATTTTCAAAGTCCAATTATCATACAAAATACACAACAATACTTTCGTTTGGCATTATTCCTAAGTGAAAAACAAACTCCAGACTTTCTATTCTCAATTGACAAAAGATTTTTACAAAATGAAAGTAAGTCTTTTTTTATTGCGCAACATATTGCCACGGTGGATGCACATGCACAAAGAACCCATCTTTACGGAGTCTATGGTAACCAAAGTGTTCCACATTTACTTAAAATTCTCAAATCAGAGCCGAACCCAAAACTTAGACAATCAATTACCAGCATCTTAAGAAGAATTTGTACACCAGAATGTGCAAACGATATCTATACAATGTTAGAAACAGAGAATGACCACATCACCTTTGTGAATGAAACTTACATTCTGCTTGATAATGCTGGTCCAATTGGAAAAGAACTGTATCTAAAACTAAAACCAAAACCAAAATCTCTTTCTAAAGAAACGGAAAACTATTTTTTTAGTGAACAAAATTATGTAAAAAACCAAAGTTATGATTTTTTAATTGCAAAATTAAAAAAGAAATATGGAGAAAGTTCCAACAATTTTTCTGATTCCAAACTGATGAATGAAATAGAAAAAATGATTCAAAATAAAGGTGAGTCTCACACAATTCATCCGTTGGATTTTTTTTCAAATTCGATTAATCATCAAATTTTGATTAATAAACTTATCGAAGCTCGTAGAAAGTGTTTCTTAAGAATCAACCATCACGGTATGCAAGACATTGATATCAATAATTTCATCCTAAACACACTCTACTATAAAGAACAAATACCCAATGAATCAAATTAA
- a CDS encoding zinc-dependent alcohol dehydrogenase produces the protein MRRLMFRKKGILEWEETQPLTITGENQVIIEPIAIARCDLDLPILRGETLFRAPFPVGHEFIGKIKSVSEDLTHLYSKGMNVASSFQIFCGTCPACLNHHSNSCESVPYTSGFGMPPGAHSFGGAIADEIKIPFAKQMLLEIDQKINPVGIASLSDNIAEVWKLAGRFLNKKKDPNVLVVGGHAGSIGLYTALFLHQTKKAEVMYVDTNPMRIQLAESLGIPVEHFAQFPKPTKKYDLVCDASADKSGWDFAVRSLGRNAIFSSASIFWTNQWEIPYLEMYNQGVEIHLGRVESKDSMEALYPYIQSGEFTPEKIVTNQVSFDDAKDAWLEESIKLVITK, from the coding sequence ATGCGTCGATTGATGTTTCGTAAAAAAGGTATCTTAGAATGGGAAGAGACCCAACCACTTACAATCACCGGTGAAAACCAAGTCATTATAGAACCCATTGCCATTGCCCGTTGCGATTTGGATTTACCCATTCTTCGGGGAGAAACTCTATTTCGTGCACCGTTTCCTGTGGGCCATGAGTTTATAGGCAAAATCAAATCTGTCTCAGAAGACCTAACCCATTTATATTCGAAGGGAATGAATGTAGCAAGTTCCTTTCAAATTTTTTGTGGAACCTGCCCTGCTTGCCTGAACCATCATTCCAATTCCTGCGAATCTGTTCCTTACACTTCAGGATTTGGAATGCCACCAGGCGCTCATTCCTTTGGCGGTGCCATTGCTGATGAAATCAAAATTCCATTCGCCAAACAAATGCTACTTGAGATTGATCAAAAAATCAATCCAGTAGGAATTGCTAGCCTTAGTGACAATATTGCTGAAGTTTGGAAACTTGCAGGTAGATTTTTAAACAAAAAAAAAGATCCAAACGTTTTGGTTGTTGGCGGACATGCAGGAAGTATTGGACTTTATACAGCTTTATTTCTCCACCAAACAAAGAAAGCTGAAGTGATGTATGTTGATACAAATCCCATGCGAATTCAATTGGCAGAATCCTTAGGAATCCCTGTAGAACATTTTGCCCAATTTCCAAAACCAACAAAAAAGTATGATTTGGTTTGTGATGCATCAGCTGACAAATCAGGTTGGGATTTTGCAGTCCGCTCTTTGGGACGAAATGCTATTTTTAGTTCAGCGTCTATCTTTTGGACGAACCAATGGGAAATTCCATATCTTGAAATGTACAACCAAGGTGTCGAAATCCATTTGGGACGAGTGGAGTCCAAAGATTCCATGGAGGCGTTGTATCCTTACATTCAGTCTGGTGAATTTACTCCAGAAAAAATTGTTACAAACCAAGTTTCCTTTGATGACGCCAAGGATGCTTGGTTAGAAGAATCAATCAAACTTGTGATTACAAAATGA
- a CDS encoding YqjF family protein, with protein sequence MKEEIKDIISYKKHRPWEMPNRNWFWYQEWNDVLFLHYQIQEKDLRKLVPDFLELDSFEGSYFVSVVAFTMNQIHIRNSFPIRYFSNFHEVNLRTYVKHKNKPGVYFLSIEAEKLIPTVLAKLLSGLPYEHSKIERSPNFCYLNGKRSQIKIDFTIGKKNENLKGIYLWLTERYCLYKDNSENPNPLEVHHKPWELYHCDLKNLEIKYQKFNDYLDFNHPSLYHYSPGVKVIAWNQN encoded by the coding sequence ATGAAAGAAGAAATCAAAGATATCATATCATACAAAAAACACAGGCCTTGGGAAATGCCAAATAGGAATTGGTTTTGGTATCAGGAATGGAATGATGTTCTATTTTTACATTACCAAATTCAAGAGAAAGATTTGAGGAAATTGGTTCCCGATTTTTTAGAATTGGATTCTTTTGAAGGATCTTACTTCGTTTCCGTTGTGGCTTTTACAATGAATCAAATTCATATTAGAAATTCGTTTCCTATTCGGTATTTTTCCAATTTTCATGAAGTGAATTTACGAACATATGTAAAACATAAAAACAAACCAGGTGTCTATTTTTTAAGTATTGAAGCAGAAAAATTAATTCCGACAGTTTTGGCAAAACTTTTATCAGGTTTGCCTTATGAACATTCTAAAATAGAAAGGTCACCTAACTTTTGCTATTTGAATGGGAAACGAAGCCAAATAAAAATTGATTTTACCATTGGAAAGAAAAATGAAAATTTGAAAGGGATCTATTTATGGTTAACGGAAAGATATTGTTTGTACAAAGATAATTCTGAAAATCCAAATCCATTAGAGGTTCATCATAAACCTTGGGAATTATATCATTGCGATTTAAAAAATTTAGAAATAAAGTATCAGAAGTTTAATGACTACCTAGACTTCAATCATCCTTCTTTATACCATTATTCTCCCGGTGTAAAAGTAATTGCATGGAACCAAAACTAG